DNA from Mycobacterium bourgelatii:
TCGACGAAACCCTCTGACTTCTCCCGCCGAGCAGACGCAAAGTTGTACGAAAAACGCGTTCTGAGTACGACTTTGCGTCTGCTCGCCGGGGAGCGGAACCTCTCTACGAGGCAGTTTCAGACACTTCGACGATGACGGTGGTGGCTTTGACGACGGCCACGGCGACGCTGCCGGGTTCGAGCTTGAGCTCGCGGGCGGCCTCCGTGCTCATCAACGAGACGACGGTGTGCGGGCCGCACTGCATTTCGACCTGCGTCATGACGGTGTCGGAAACCACCCTGGTCACCAGGCCGGCGAACCGATTGCGCGCGGAGCTGGCGATCCCGAGCCGGTCGGGTGCCGCCGCGGGCGCCTTGTTGCGCCAGAATTCGGCCAACACGTCGCCGGCGATCACCTTGCGCCCGGATTCGTCCGATTCGACGGCCAGCGCGCCTTGTTGAATCCACCGACGCACGGTGTCGTCGCTGACCCCCAGCAACTCGGCCGCCTCTCGAATCCGCAGCCTCGACACGGACGAAGCCTACAACGCGGCTCGCTCAGTATCGTTTGACCACATACCGTGGCGCGGTGCGCCAGGCGCGGCGGCCATCTGCCAGGTCCCATGGCGGATCCAGCAGCAAGACGGCCCGTCCCTCCAGCAGAACCGGCCGTACCCAGTCGCTCAGCTCGATCGGTTCGTCGGGTTCGGGTCGGCGTTGGGCACTATCGCGCGCGTCGTCGATACCGACCAGCCGGCGCAGGTCATCGATCGTCGATTCGGAAGGCAAATCATGCAGACCGGGCATATCGATGAACAACCCGTCGTTCCCCGAGAGATGTAGCCCGACCCCAGCCAGCGCACCCAGCACCCCGTCCTGGGTGCCTCCGTGTCCGGAGATGTGGACGCCCAACGCCGCGCCGAGTTTCCAGGCATCCTCGGTGCGCAGCACCTCGAGCTTTGCCTGACGGCCGAACTCCACGAGTGCGGGCGTGTCGAGGATGCGATGCGGAATTGCCACGACGAGACCCGGATCGGCGGCCG
Protein-coding regions in this window:
- a CDS encoding TOBE domain-containing protein, with amino-acid sequence MSRLRIREAAELLGVSDDTVRRWIQQGALAVESDESGRKVIAGDVLAEFWRNKAPAAAPDRLGIASSARNRFAGLVTRVVSDTVMTQVEMQCGPHTVVSLMSTEAARELKLEPGSVAVAVVKATTVIVEVSETAS